A single Fundulus heteroclitus isolate FHET01 chromosome 4, MU-UCD_Fhet_4.1, whole genome shotgun sequence DNA region contains:
- the LOC105937717 gene encoding CUB and zona pellucida-like domain-containing protein 1 — MVVEDYPRNTIDLSYSDGSRSRKSPLLSRGKRQVNSPTPPTNTISPPTWWGLWQTSTTTVAPTTPLWWTQPPRPSTAENNSSGRPTVTPQTRSGSPLSKLPLQFAFLVDPAAPSCQEGLYLPKLLAPTPADGERIMAEVNKEVEIRVKAQATHSTIQSLVISGPANITKHRDTNGEFVIRWTPILDDLGEQYPICFAVESLRGSSGYQSEMRCVLVEIRKEQIEATVTCTETTMKVEVEKDSFFGLEEEHLRLSDPSNTICSLDKLSNNTHIVAIIPLNGCGTEIEEDDDYLIFKNEITTVEDDPNELITRKHLVEARFYCQYPKRGNVTLSFSAHRKNVTVWEKGFGKFTYQFQFYQDDQFEAMFDPNLYPLEFDIGNRIYMQIDASTSINNTEMFVESCRAAPYDNPNYHPTYSIIENGCVVDSTVQTYPASNDRQFQFSMEAFKFIGLHDQVYISCTVMMCEAGNPNTRCSRGCMNSTWSNGHNRRKREAMIQSGKHFVSQGPLRLKREADLRGGSAFNLNLVFVAGCLLVAVGMVCGVLIYKTKASRVKYQPLSSYEN; from the exons ATGGTGGTAGAAGACTACCCACGAAACACTATCGATCTATCTTACTCTGATGGTTCGAGATCTCGCAAGTCTCCCCTTCTTTCAAGGGGAAAGAGACAAGTCAACTCACCAACTCCACCTACAAACACTATCTCACCCCCTACCTGGTGGGGGTTGTGGCAGACTTCCACAACCACAGTCGCACCGACCACCCCCTTGTGGTGGACACAACCACCACGTCCAAGCACTGCTGAAAACAACTCCTCAGGGAGGCCAACTGTAACGCCACAAACCAGGAGTGGCTCTCCCCTCAGCAAATtacccctgcagtttgcttttCTTG TGGACCCAGCTGCCCCGTCATGTCAGGAAGGACTCTACCTGCCGAAGCTTCTGGCTCCAACACCTGCAGATGGGGAACGCATCATGGCAGAGGTCAACAAAGAGGTGGAGATCAGAGTCAAAGCACAGGCCACACATTCAAC AATCCAAAGTCTTGTCATCAGTGGACCAGCAAACATCACCAAGCACAGGGACACTAATGGGGAGTTCGTCATCAGGTGGACACCTATCCTGGATGACCTGGGGGAACAATACCCAATCTGCTTTGCTGTGGAGTCGTTGAGGGG GTCTTCTGGCTATCAGTCTGAGATGAGATGTGTTCTAGTGGAAATTAGAAAGGAACAAA TTGAAGCCACCGTGACCTGCACTGAAACCACAATGAAGGTGGAGGTTGAGAAAGATTCCTTCTTTGGACTCGAGGAGGAACATCTTCGCCTCAGTGACCCCAGCAACACCATCTGCAGCCTTGACAAGCTCTCCAACAACACTCACATAGTCGCCATCATCCCCCTCAATGGCTGCGGTACTGAGATCGAG GAAGACGATGATTACCTCATTTTCAAGAATGAGATCACCACAGTGGAGGACGACCCGAATGAGCTGATCACCAGGAAGCACCTGGTGGAGGCCCGGTTCTACTGCCAGTACCCCAAACGGGGCAATGTGACCCTGAGCTTCTCAGCACACAGAAAGAACGTCACAGTATGGGAGAAAGGCTTCGGCAAGTTCACCTACCAGTTCCAGTTCTACCAGGATGACCAGTTTGAAGCCATGTTCGACCCAAACTTATACCCACTGGAGTTTGACATCGGAAACAGGATCTACATGCAGATAGATGCCAGCACCTCTATCAACAACACAGAGATGTTTGTGGAGTCCTGCAGAGCTGCACCGTATGACAACCCCAACTACCACCCAACCTACTCCATCATTGAGAACGG GTGTGTGGTTGACTCAACTGTGCAGACATATCCTGCTTCCAACGACAGACAGTTCCAGTTCAGCATGGAGGCCTTCAAGTTTATTGGCCTGCATGACCAG GTGTACATCAGCTGCACAGTCATGATGTGTGAAGCAGGGAACCCCAACACCAGGTGCTCACGGGGATGCATGAACTCCACATGGTCCAACGGCCATAACCGCAGAAAGAGAGAGGCTATGATCCAGAGTGGAAAGCACTTCGTTTCCCAGGGTCCTCTGCGTCTGAAGCGTGAAGCAGACCTCAGAGGAGGCTCAG CTTTCAACCTGAACCTGGTCTTTGTTGCTGGATGTCTTCTTGTTGCCGTTGGGATGGTCTGCGGCGTCCTCATCTACAAAACCAAAGCCTCCAGGGTCAAATATCAACCTCTGTCCTCCTATGAAAACTAA